From Meles meles chromosome 5, mMelMel3.1 paternal haplotype, whole genome shotgun sequence, one genomic window encodes:
- the LOC123942456 gene encoding DNA-directed RNA polymerases I, II, and III subunit RPABC5-like produces the protein MIIPVRCFTCGKIVGNKWEAYLGLLQAEYTEGHAMDALGLKRYCCRRMLLAYVYLIRKLLNYAPLEK, from the coding sequence ATGATCATCCCAGTGCGCTGCTTCACGTGCGGCAAGATCGTCGGCAACAAGTGGGAGGCCTACCTGGGGCTGCTGCAGGCCGAGTACACCGAGGGGCATGCCATGGACGCACTTGGCCTGAAGCGCTACTGCTGCCGCCGCATGCTGCTGGCGTACGTGTACCTGATCAGGAAGCTGCTCAACTACGCGCCTCTGGAGAAGTGA